In bacterium, one genomic interval encodes:
- a CDS encoding TlpA disulfide reductase family protein, whose translation VKNQVASYKGKVVFLNYYATWCPPCVREFPDIVKLSNKYRKSGLVVIAVSMDDPNQTNKVISFLKAQKATFPSFIKNTDDPQAFIKGFDKNWDGAIPRTYIYNKKGKLYKAVTGSQSYAEWEALVKPLLK comes from the coding sequence GGTTAAGAATCAAGTCGCTTCATACAAAGGCAAGGTTGTATTTCTGAATTACTATGCAACCTGGTGCCCGCCATGTGTTCGCGAGTTTCCGGATATCGTCAAGCTCTCCAATAAATACCGCAAAAGCGGCCTTGTTGTGATTGCAGTGTCGATGGACGATCCAAACCAAACGAACAAGGTGATTTCTTTCTTAAAAGCTCAGAAGGCCACTTTTCCCTCATTTATCAAAAACACGGATGACCCACAGGCCTTTATTAAAGGTTTCGATAAAAACTGGGATGGGGCAATCCCGCGGACCTATATTTATAATAAAAAAGGCAAGCTATACAAAGCCGTCACCGGTTCTCAATCCTATGCCGAATGGGAAGCCTTGGTCAAACCGCTTTTGAAATAG